In the genome of bacterium, the window ATTTTGTTTCATTACAACCTCCATATAAATTTTTGAATTATGCTAACCAATAGTTTCGGAGGGTCAAGTATTTTTTTCTGTAAATAACATGGATATTGCATTATTTTTTATTCGCCCGTGAAAGAGGTTCGCCTTAAAAGAAAGCTTGGTTTCTACGATGTTTATTGCATTTCAACGGGGGCAATGGTCTCATCGGGTCTGTTTGTTCTTCCCGGTATAGCTCACGCCAAAGCGGGACCAGCAGTCGCTGTCTCCTATCTACTTGCTGGTGCTCTTGCACTTATTGGAGTGCTATCCCAGAGCGAACTCGTAAGTGCTATGCCCAGAACTGGCGGAAGCTACTTCTACATAACGCGCAGTCTTGGCTCTGCACTGGGAACATCTGCAGGTATAATGCTTTGGCTTTCGGTGATGCTTAAGACATCGTTTGCGCTGGTTGGTATGGGAGCGTTCGCAAATTATCTATTCCCTGGATTTCCCGTAAGGACATTTGCACTTATTTTCGCGATACTTTTTATCATCCTTAACATAAAGGGTATAAAGCAAGCGGCTAAATTCGAGGTCATCGTAGTTACAGCGCTAATAGTAACATTCGTGTTCTATATTTTTAGAGGGCTACCAAGCATATCCGAAGACAAACTTTTGCCGTTTGTTCCTTATGGATGGAACTCAGTTTTGGTAACCGCAGGGCTTGTTTTCGTCTCATATGGCGGGGTTTTGAAGGCAGCGAGCATTGCGGAAGAGGTGAAAAAGCCTCATATCAACATTCCCAAAGCGATGATAGTATCGCTTGTGACCATGATGCTCGTTTATTTCGTGGTGGTTTTTATAACAGCCGGAGTGCTCGACGCAGAAGTTCTTGATGCAAGTTTGACTCCTATATCGGATGCTGCTAAGGCTTTTGCCGGTAAATTTGGTGCTATAGTAATGACATTCGGTGCTATGCTCGCTTTTATTTCCACCGCTAATGCTGGAATAATGGCTGCTGCGCGATATCCTGTTGCTATGGCTCGAGACAGGCTCATGCCGGGCTGGTTTAGTAGGATTAGTCCGAAAACCAATACCCCATCAATTTCAATACTAATAACAGGGCTTGTGATTGTTGCGGCTTTATTTCTGCCACTCGTTGAGCTCGTTGAGATGGCCTCAACTGTGATGATACTTACATTTATTCTCGATATTATAAGCATGATAATAATGCGTGAGAGCCACTTGCAAAACTACCAGCCGACATTTAGAGCACCTCTTTATCCTTTCCTTCAAATAATAGGAATATTAGGACTTATGTTCCTCATCACAGATATGGGATATCTCTCACTATTTTTATCCGCTTTACTCATAGTTATTGGGCTTCTTTGGTATTGGTTTTACGGAAGGGTGAAAATAGCGCGGGAATACGCGTTAAGCTTTCTGATATCGAGAATAACCACATCACAGCTCAAGGGGAATTTGCTGGAAACTGAACTCAGGGAGATAATACGAGAAAGGGATGGCATAACGCGGGATACTATAGACGCATTAATTGAAGATGCACCGCTTTTGGACTTTGAAGGAGAGATTAGTGCTGCAGAGCTTTTCCGCAGGGCATCCAAGATTTTCTCGGAAATGTTTAGTGAACCAGAAAATTCAATATTAAAGAAATTTCTTTCCCGCGAGGTTGAGTCAACTACAGTTATAGGTCCAAACCTTGCCATACCTCACATTATAGTTGAAGGGGAGGGGAAACTCGCCATGGTCATAGCCCGTAGTAAAGGTGGCATTTTCTTTCCGTCTGCTGATTATCCTGTTTACGCTTGTTTTTTACTTGCGGGAAGCAAAGATACTCGAAATCTTTATTTAAAGACGCTGGCTGCTATAGCCGAGATGACTGGTAAGAAAGAATTCGAGAGGAAGTGGCTTTCGGCCAAAGATGAAACGGCTTTGAAAAACATACTACTATTAAGCAAAAGGAGGCGCTATGGCACAAACTGAGAAGGCTTACTGGTCGAGCAGAACCGCATTCATTCTTGCCTCAATAGGTTCTGCTATAGGCCTCGGTAATGTCTGGCGGTTCCCTTACATTTGCTACAAATACGGAGGAGGAGCCTTTATAATAGCGTATTTGGTTTCGCTTTTTTTGGCTGGGATACCGTTACTTATTCTTGAGTTTGCGCTGGGACAGAGAATAGGTGGTTCTGCTCCTGTGGCTTTCGCAAAGCTTTCCAAAAGATTCGCATGGATAGGGTGGTTCGCGATACTGGTTGGTTTTTTTATTACAACCTACTACGCGGTGATAATGTCCTGGGCGGCTAATTATCTTGTGTATTCGTTTAAGCTTTCTTGGGGGAGTGACCCCAAATCGTTTTTCTTCAACAAAGTTTTGGGACTAACTGATAGCATCGCGAATTTTGGCTCGATACAGACGCACCTCGTTATAGGGCTTATTATAATGTGGGTCTGGATTGTTCTTTCAATATGGAAAGGGGCTAAAACTGTCAGTAAAGTAGTTTATTTCACCGTCACTATACCTTGGATAATACTTATAACGCTTGTTATAGGTGGACTAACGCTCCCTAATGCTTTTGAGGGAATCAAGTATTATTTAACTCCTAAGTGGGATATGTTGCTTAAGCCACAAATCTGGCAGGCAGCATTTACGCAAGTTTTCTTCTCGCTTTCCGTTGGATTCGGGGTTATGATTGCGTATGCGAGCTTTCTTCCGCCCAAGTCAGACCTGGTCAACAATGCGATGATAATAGCACTCTCAGATGCTGCGACAGCGTATGTAGGCGGATTCGCTGTTTTTTCGGTTCTCGGATACTATGCTGGCTTGCAGGGAGTAGAAGTTGCCAAAGTTATGAAAAGTGGTCCCGAATTGGCTTTCATAACATATCCAGAAATAATAAATCACTTACCGTTAGCGCCTCTTGTGGGAATCCTTTTCTTCCTGATGTTGTTAACTCTGGCTATCGATTCAGCTTTCTCGTTGGTTGAGGGATTCGTGGCAGGCGTTATGGAAACTTTTGGTACAAGAAGAGGAAGGACCAACATTTTTGTTGCCTTAGTAGCATTCCTCATAGGCATAATCTACACCACTGGTGCGGGATTATACTGGCTCGACCTTGTTGACCACTACATGACTTTCTTCGGACTATTTGCAGTAGGCTTTCTTGAGGCACTCGTAGTTGGATGGTTTATCGACACCGAGAAAATAAGAGAGATGATAAATGCGCATTCCATAGTGAAAATAGGGAAGTGGTGGAATGTGGCGGTGAAGTTTTTCGTTCCGATAGCATCTATTGTGTTGTTGCTATCATCGGTTATCGGTATTATAATAAAACCGTATGGTGGTTATCCACGGTGGGCAGAGCTTGTTGGTGGATGGCTGTTGCTTGCTATTGCAGTGATTTTGGGTTTCATATTGGGGAAGCAAACGGTAAAAGCATTGAAAGAGAAAGGTTTGGAGGGGTAAAATGTTCACATCACCCTGGTTTACTTTCGTGATAGCTTCTGTTGTTTTGTTCGGGGGAATAATATGGTCGATAATAATAGCCAAAAGAAAATAAAAAGAGCCGACATTCTCGAGTTCATAATAAAAAATATCCCCCAGGGAATAGCCATCCTTGACCGCGATTTAAATCTCGTTTACACTAATTCAGCGCTTAAGGACATTCTTGGTGTTGGCTTAAAGAAACTTGACACAAAG includes:
- a CDS encoding amino acid permease, with product MKEVRLKRKLGFYDVYCISTGAMVSSGLFVLPGIAHAKAGPAVAVSYLLAGALALIGVLSQSELVSAMPRTGGSYFYITRSLGSALGTSAGIMLWLSVMLKTSFALVGMGAFANYLFPGFPVRTFALIFAILFIILNIKGIKQAAKFEVIVVTALIVTFVFYIFRGLPSISEDKLLPFVPYGWNSVLVTAGLVFVSYGGVLKAASIAEEVKKPHINIPKAMIVSLVTMMLVYFVVVFITAGVLDAEVLDASLTPISDAAKAFAGKFGAIVMTFGAMLAFISTANAGIMAAARYPVAMARDRLMPGWFSRISPKTNTPSISILITGLVIVAALFLPLVELVEMASTVMILTFILDIISMIIMRESHLQNYQPTFRAPLYPFLQIIGILGLMFLITDMGYLSLFLSALLIVIGLLWYWFYGRVKIAREYALSFLISRITTSQLKGNLLETELREIIRERDGITRDTIDALIEDAPLLDFEGEISAAELFRRASKIFSEMFSEPENSILKKFLSREVESTTVIGPNLAIPHIIVEGEGKLAMVIARSKGGIFFPSADYPVYACFLLAGSKDTRNLYLKTLAAIAEMTGKKEFERKWLSAKDETALKNILLLSKRRRYGTN
- a CDS encoding sodium-dependent transporter: MAQTEKAYWSSRTAFILASIGSAIGLGNVWRFPYICYKYGGGAFIIAYLVSLFLAGIPLLILEFALGQRIGGSAPVAFAKLSKRFAWIGWFAILVGFFITTYYAVIMSWAANYLVYSFKLSWGSDPKSFFFNKVLGLTDSIANFGSIQTHLVIGLIIMWVWIVLSIWKGAKTVSKVVYFTVTIPWIILITLVIGGLTLPNAFEGIKYYLTPKWDMLLKPQIWQAAFTQVFFSLSVGFGVMIAYASFLPPKSDLVNNAMIIALSDAATAYVGGFAVFSVLGYYAGLQGVEVAKVMKSGPELAFITYPEIINHLPLAPLVGILFFLMLLTLAIDSAFSLVEGFVAGVMETFGTRRGRTNIFVALVAFLIGIIYTTGAGLYWLDLVDHYMTFFGLFAVGFLEALVVGWFIDTEKIREMINAHSIVKIGKWWNVAVKFFVPIASIVLLLSSVIGIIIKPYGGYPRWAELVGGWLLLAIAVILGFILGKQTVKALKEKGLEG